The following proteins come from a genomic window of Rattus norvegicus strain BN/NHsdMcwi chromosome 8, GRCr8, whole genome shotgun sequence:
- the Or8g20e gene encoding olfactory receptor Olr1283, translating into MEDMAAGNHCIVTEFFLDGLSKKSELQLPLFLLFTGIYLITVAGNLGMITLILLSSHLHTPMYYFLSSLSFIDFCQSTVVTPKMLMSFLTEKNIISYPGCLAQLYFAVIFGTAECYTLAAMAYDRYVAICNPLLYNATMSFQIYCSLISGVYIFAVFCASVNLGFMLRIQFCKLDVINHYFCDVLPLFQLACSNTYINEMLILFFGILNIFVPLLTVIISYIFIIASILRIRTTEGRSKAFSTCSSHILAVAVFFGSLAFMYLQPSSVSSMDQGKVSSVFYTTVVPMLNPLIYSLRNKDVSVALKKILWRKKYVSIRSVKITYSTKKFKNTYIGLIMFISSYFTLLLVIW; encoded by the coding sequence ATGGAGGATATGGCAGCAGGAAACCATTGCATAGTGACTGAGTTCTTCTTGGATGGGCTCTCAAAAAAGTCAGAACTTCAGctgcccctcttcctcctcttcacagGAATCTATCTGATCACTGTAGCAGGGAACTTGGGCATGATCACACTGATTCTTCTCAGTTCCCACCTGCACACACCCATGTATTATTTCCTCAGCAGTCTGTCCTTCATTGACTTCTGTCAGTCCACAGTTGTTACCCCTAAAATGCTGATGAGCTTTTTGACAGAGAAGAACATCATCTCCTACCCTGGATGCTTGGCTCAGCTCTACTTTGCTGTCATCTTTGGAACTGCAGAATGCTACACGTTAGCTGCAATGGCGTATGACCGCTATGTTGCTATATGTAACCCGCTGCTTTATAATGCAACCATGTCTTTTCAGATTTACTGTTCTCTGATTTCAGGCGTATATATCTTTGCTGTATTCTGTGCATCAGTAAACTTGGGCTTCATGCTTAGGATTCAGTTCTGCAAATTAGATGTCATTAACCACTATTTCTGTGATGTTCTTCCCCTTTTTCAGCTTGCATGCTCTAATACCTATATCAAtgaaatgttgattttattttttggaatacTGAATATCTTTGTCCCACTGCTGACTGTTATTATTTCCTACATCTTCATCATAGCCAGCATCCTCCGCATTCGCACCACTGAGGGCAGATCTAAAGCCTTCAGCACTTGCAGTTCCCACATCTTGGCTGTTGCTGTCTTCTTTGGATCACTAGCATTCATGTACCTTCAGCCATCATCAGTCAGTTCCATGGATCAAGGGAAAGTGTCCTCTGTGTTTTATACTACTGTCGTACCCATGCTGAATCCTTtgatctacagcctgaggaataAGGATGTCAGTGTTGCATTGAAGAAAATACTTTGGAGGAAAAAATATGTAAGCATACGTAGTGTGAAGATTACTTATTCgaccaaaaaatttaaaaacacatatattGGATTGATAATGTTTATTTCATCCTACTTTACATTATTACTAGTAATTTGGTAG